CTCATCTTGATGTCCCTGGAGGTGCGATCGTGCTGGATCCCGTAGATGTTCGCGCGGTGGCCCGAGATGATCGCCAGGAGTTCCTCGAGCGCACCTGGCTGGTCTTTGAGCACGGTCTGGATCTTCAGGTAGCGGCCGGTTTCGATCAACCCGCGAACGATCACCGTGGTGAGCATGTTGAGGTCGATGTTCCCTCCCGAGAGGAGCGGAACGATCACCTCGCCGTCGTCGTAGTCGAACGCCTCGAAGAGAATCGCCGCGAGCGGGACGGCACCCGCGCCCTCGACGACGGTCTTCGAGCGCTCCAGGAGGTGGGCGACGGCCATCGCGATCTGTTCATCGGTGACGGTGACGACTTCGTCGACGCGCTCCTGGATGACCGAGAACGTCTTTTCGCCGACGCTCCTGGTCGCGATCCCGTCCGCGATCGTGTCGACCCCGTCGATGGTGACGACCGACCCCTTCTCGAGGGACGCCGCGATGCTCGAGGCACCTGCCGACTGGACGCCGACGACGCGGACGTCGGGCCGTTTTGCCTCGACGGCCGTTGCGATGCCGGCGATGAGGCCGCCGCCGCCGATTGGGACGACCACAGTCTCGACGTCGGGACAGTCCTCGAGGATCTCGAGGCCGATCGTCCCCTGGCCGGCCATCACGTACTCGTCGTCGAAGGCGTGGACGTAAGTTCGGCCGTCTTCACGCTCGATCTCGTGGGCGCGTTCGGCGGCCGCGTCGTAGTCGGCCCCTGCGAGGACGACCTCGGCGCCGTAGCTCCGGGTCGCCTTGACCTTCGCGATCGGGGCCTGTTCGGGCATGACGATCTTCGAGTCGACGCCCGCCCGCGTGGCCGCGAGCGCGACGCCCTGGGCGTGGTTGCCCGCGCTGGCCGTAACGACGCCGGCGGCCTGCTCTTCGGGCGAGAGCGTCTGAATGCGGTTGGTCGCCCCACGGATCTTGAACGCGCCGGTCCGCTGGAAGTTCTCGAGTTTCAGGTGGATCGCCGCGCCGGTCATGTCGGAGTAGGTGTGTGAGTACGTCAGCGGGGTGTGACGCGAGGTCTCTCGAACCCGTTCGCGGGCCTCGAGGACGTCGGCAAGCTCGAGCATACCTGCGAGTATCGGGCAAGTATTGTAAAGGATTGCTGTTGGCGACGGCCCAGCTGTTCGCCGATCCGGTCGGAGACAACAGCGCCGCTGGCCTCGTGTGGAAAACGTGCTGTCAGAAGCGACAGCACGACAGGGAATACAGGGTATGCACGGCGTGTGACGTGCGACTGTATAGGAGGACCGGAGATATATAAATCTCATGCAGCCGGAGCGAAAGTGTAATCGATAGACGGGAGCGGGGTGAAACTGGCGTCTGACGGGTAGCAGACGGTTGTCGTTCGTGCCTCGGTGACACGTCAGATACTCCTTCTTGCCACTTCTACCGCGTGAACTAAAACTCGCGCAGCTTGCTCCTTTCGGAGGTATAAACGCCCCCGGAAACGGTTCGGCCATATGGGCGCGAGTGGGTCCGGCGGTGAACCATCGGGACGCGAGCGGGTGCTCTCGGTCTGGAAACGAGTCCTCGCACTCGCGTGGCCGATCATGGCCGAGCAGACGACGCGGACGCTGATGCGGACCGTCGACATCATCGTGACCGGCCTCTTTTCGCCGGCCGCCATCGCTGCCATCGGCCTCGCGGACCTCTACGCTCGCCTGCCGCTCCGAATCGGCCTCGGCCTCGGCGGCGGCGCCATCGCGCTTTCGAGTCAGGACACCGGCAGCGGCGCGACCGAAACCCGTGACGAGGCGATCACCCAGGCGATCCTTCTCGGAGCCATCGCCGGCGTCCCGTTCGTGCTCTTCGGCATCCTGCTCAGCGAGTACGCGATCGCGGTTCTCGGCGCCGAATCGGCGGTCGTGACGTACGGATCGGTGTACCTCGCGATCATCATGGCCACCGCGCCCGCCCGCCACGTCGGCATCATCGCCGCGAGAGCCCTCCAGGGGACCGGCGACACGATCTCGCCGATGGTCGTCAACGTCCTCGCTAACGTCCTCAACGTGACCGGGTCGGTCGTGCTGGGACTCGGCCTGCTCGGCGCTCCGCGCCTCGAGGTCGTCGGCGTCGGCCTCGCGACGGCCGGTGCCAACGTGTTCACGGCGCTGGCATTGCTAGGGATACTCGCGGGGCCGTGGCGAGCGAGTTCGCTCGTCAGGCCCACCGACTGGATCATCGCGAAGCAACTGCTCGCGGTGAGCGCGCCGCGCATCGCCGAGGGCCTGATCGCGACCGCCATCGAGTTCCCGTTCAACTCGATCCTCCTCCTGATCAGCACGGAGGCCAACGCGGCCTACCAGATCGGCCGTCGGGTCTACCAACAGATTTCGAGTCCCCTCTCCCGGGGCTACCACGTCGCTGCGAGCATCGTCGTCGGCCAGCACCTCGGGGAAGGCAATCCGGACACGGCCCGGTTCGACGGCTGGGCGATCGCCGGCCTGGGACTGGCGACGGTCGGCGTCATCGGGCTGTTCCTCGCGGTCTTCGCGCCCCAGTTCGTCCGAATCTTCACCGACGATCCGGAAACCGCCGACCACGCTGTCACCTTCGCTCGAGCCTACGGCCTCAGCGCGCCGTTTCTCGTCGTCTACGTCGCCATCGCGGGCGCGCTCCAGGGTGCTAGCGAGACGATCTACCCCTTGCTGGCGCGCTCGAGTGGCCTGTTCCTGTTCTACCTCTGTTTCTCCTACGTCGCCGCAATCTCGCTCGACTGGGGCGTCTTCGGCGTCGCGGCCGGCGTCTTCCTGTACTACCTCTGGGCGTTGTGTGTCGTCTCCTGGGCGTACCTCGAGCGCGACTGGGCGGCTAAAGCGGCCCGGATGATGGCCGAACGTGGCAGTCGCTCGAGTGAGTGAACGAGTGAACGAACGGCGAGTGAGCGAGCGACGAAAAAATCGAACGCGACTCGCCGTAACCTCAGTCGTCGAGTGCGCTCGTGATCCCGTCGATCGGCCGGTCGGGGGTCACGTCCTCGAGTTCCCTGGGCAATCCGAGCTGATAGGCGTCGCCGTTTTCCCGCACCGTCGTCCGGCCGCGGTGGACCGAGACGTCGCCGTTCAGGTGGAGCTGGACCGCCTCGAGTAACGCTTCGGCCTCGAGTGGCTGCCCGCGGGCTTTCATCTCCGCGAGGTCGGCATCGTCGGGGACGTCGAAGGCCCGCTGGGTGATGATCGGGCCCTGGTCGAGGTCCGTCGTAACGTAGTGGGCGGTGACGCCGGCGACACGGACGCCTTCCTCGATGGCCTGCCGGTAGGCCTCGGCGCCGGGGAACGACGGCAACAGGGAGGGGTGGACGTTGATGATGCGATCCTCGTAGCGGAACACGACGTTGGGGCTCAGGATCCGCATGTACCGCGCGAGGACGATCAGGTCGGCGTCGTACTCGGCGAGCAACTCGAGGAGGTGTTCTTCGTCCTGCTGGCCGTTCTCCGTCCCGACATCGTGGAAGGGCACGTCGTAGTGGTCGGCCAGGGGCTCGAGGGTGTCGTGGTTGCCGATCACGACGCCGATGTCGGCGCCCAGGCGGTCGTTAGCCCAGGCCTCGAACAGCGCCTCGAGGCAGTGGCTCTCCTTCGTGACCAGGACGGCGATCTGCTGGCTGTCGCGGTCGGTCGGGAACCGGACCTGGACGTCCAGTCCCAGGTCGTCGCCCAGGTCCTCGAGATCTGCCCGGAGTTTGGCCTCCGTGCAGACCATCCCGGAGGTGTCGATGGCGAGGTTCATCCGAAAGACGCCGTCGCGAACCGCCTGGTCGAGGTCCTCGATGTTACACCCGCGCTCGAACAGGAGTGTCGTGACGTTGGCGATTAGCCCGGTGTCGTCGTCTCCGACGACCGTGATCTCGGTCAGATCGGTCGTCATCGACACCACCACCGCTCGAGAGGTGCAGTAGACATCACCTCTTGCTCATGCCACGGGTGGGTAAAAGCCCTGCCATCCGCGTAATATTCGGTTCGAGGTGACGTGGAATCGCGGACTCGAGTTTCTGCTCTAGAATCTCTGGTGTGAGTGTGGATCGAAAAACCGCGCTCGCGTCCGCACCGCGCACCGCTCGCGCGGGTGCTCAGGAGAACTGCTCGATCAGCGCCGGCACGACATCGAAGAGGTCGTCGTGGATCGCGTAATCGGCGATGTCCATGATCGGCGCGTTCGGGTCCGTGTTGATCGCGACGATAGTGTCGGAGCCCTTCATCCCGGCGACGTGCTGCACCGCTCCGGAGATACCGATGGCGATGTAGACGTCGGGCGTGACGACCTTGCC
This region of Natronosalvus halobius genomic DNA includes:
- the ilvA gene encoding threonine ammonia-lyase, producing the protein MLELADVLEARERVRETSRHTPLTYSHTYSDMTGAAIHLKLENFQRTGAFKIRGATNRIQTLSPEEQAAGVVTASAGNHAQGVALAATRAGVDSKIVMPEQAPIAKVKATRSYGAEVVLAGADYDAAAERAHEIEREDGRTYVHAFDDEYVMAGQGTIGLEILEDCPDVETVVVPIGGGGLIAGIATAVEAKRPDVRVVGVQSAGASSIAASLEKGSVVTIDGVDTIADGIATRSVGEKTFSVIQERVDEVVTVTDEQIAMAVAHLLERSKTVVEGAGAVPLAAILFEAFDYDDGEVIVPLLSGGNIDLNMLTTVIVRGLIETGRYLKIQTVLKDQPGALEELLAIISGHRANIYGIQHDRTSRDIKMSDTEVEIDLETRGHDHVEELLAAIENHGYAVEVLV
- a CDS encoding MATE family efflux transporter — translated: MGASGSGGEPSGRERVLSVWKRVLALAWPIMAEQTTRTLMRTVDIIVTGLFSPAAIAAIGLADLYARLPLRIGLGLGGGAIALSSQDTGSGATETRDEAITQAILLGAIAGVPFVLFGILLSEYAIAVLGAESAVVTYGSVYLAIIMATAPARHVGIIAARALQGTGDTISPMVVNVLANVLNVTGSVVLGLGLLGAPRLEVVGVGLATAGANVFTALALLGILAGPWRASSLVRPTDWIIAKQLLAVSAPRIAEGLIATAIEFPFNSILLLISTEANAAYQIGRRVYQQISSPLSRGYHVAASIVVGQHLGEGNPDTARFDGWAIAGLGLATVGVIGLFLAVFAPQFVRIFTDDPETADHAVTFARAYGLSAPFLVVYVAIAGALQGASETIYPLLARSSGLFLFYLCFSYVAAISLDWGVFGVAAGVFLYYLWALCVVSWAYLERDWAAKAARMMAERGSRSSE
- a CDS encoding formyltetrahydrofolate deformylase, which encodes MTTDLTEITVVGDDDTGLIANVTTLLFERGCNIEDLDQAVRDGVFRMNLAIDTSGMVCTEAKLRADLEDLGDDLGLDVQVRFPTDRDSQQIAVLVTKESHCLEALFEAWANDRLGADIGVVIGNHDTLEPLADHYDVPFHDVGTENGQQDEEHLLELLAEYDADLIVLARYMRILSPNVVFRYEDRIINVHPSLLPSFPGAEAYRQAIEEGVRVAGVTAHYVTTDLDQGPIITQRAFDVPDDADLAEMKARGQPLEAEALLEAVQLHLNGDVSVHRGRTTVRENGDAYQLGLPRELEDVTPDRPIDGITSALDD